Proteins encoded by one window of Paenibacillus urinalis:
- a CDS encoding polyprenyl synthetase family protein codes for MIKQYTDQAETWYLQSEQKAAAYFELLQQQVSDKSYVSALTDDFKVWKKKHIHRRSIWSFFSQSNQKMDASNYHKYLSYLNITGKLDDYLNRSVSYFYLRDMGKYLDSPDTEHKVQQMVTTIKRHLIEPKNSQEKGNSQPDFVSLASFYRWAQKEGVEPAAIWVMNKLSSVSSHIPEQMNAEQAQRKLIKIIFGVVMHVLDDMEGDTLPAERARRIDEALRLGYSYGLTYPYIDDLLDSETLSIQEKERYAHFIRTALLTGKVPALHIQEWSGANAKLIEFIHSELKEAFDYIKNYQRPESINTFFEQSYVFFESQDIDRVKSLEYTSYTNEELYLPVILKSSSSRLIVRSVISAPEDEGFDYRTFYYGIYNQLADDFADMFEDLEDGAVTPYTYYLTHRDHRTDLVNPFELYWAVISNLIHNVYKSDPKTREVILDRAINGLKRCKKRVGQQKYNEIMQIFSSGHPEFNQLIQYMVDKAEDVDFFDKLLRDEMLSVMKHDQSEKEKFLETLNSAQNEINRVLEITKPEHISPMKEPLIDAANYSLEGGGKRLRPLLAWVMGVNEYGLEYPSLVPLLRSLEYMHTASLIFDDLPSQDNAATRRGRATLHEVHSSATAELTGLFLIQKATEEQTSLHQFDPASVLSLIQYSSQKAGEICMGQAMDLNSKGKPLTLAELDMICFYKTGIGFEASLVMPAILAKANEAEVNLLKKYAYHAGIAFQIKDDLLDVEGDVEALGKPIQQDVENNNSTFVTVLGKEGASKMMWDHYCNAIEALNEMPKKTDFLKHLLDYIINRNN; via the coding sequence ATGATTAAGCAATATACAGATCAAGCAGAGACATGGTACCTGCAGTCCGAACAGAAGGCGGCAGCGTATTTTGAACTTCTACAGCAGCAAGTATCCGATAAGAGTTATGTATCTGCGCTGACGGATGATTTCAAAGTGTGGAAGAAGAAGCATATTCATCGACGTTCGATATGGTCTTTTTTTTCGCAGAGCAATCAGAAGATGGATGCCAGCAATTATCATAAATACCTATCTTACTTGAATATAACGGGTAAATTAGACGATTATTTAAATCGCAGTGTATCTTATTTTTACTTAAGAGATATGGGCAAATATCTGGATTCTCCGGATACCGAGCATAAGGTGCAGCAGATGGTGACCACGATTAAACGTCATTTGATTGAACCGAAGAATAGTCAGGAGAAGGGAAATTCACAACCGGATTTCGTGAGCTTGGCATCTTTTTATCGGTGGGCTCAGAAGGAAGGGGTTGAGCCGGCAGCTATTTGGGTGATGAATAAGCTCAGCAGCGTCTCCTCCCACATCCCTGAGCAGATGAATGCAGAGCAAGCTCAGCGCAAGCTGATTAAGATTATATTTGGCGTTGTGATGCACGTTCTGGATGATATGGAGGGCGATACACTGCCTGCAGAACGGGCAAGGAGAATTGATGAAGCATTAAGACTCGGATATTCCTATGGCCTGACTTATCCTTACATTGACGATCTGCTCGATTCCGAGACGTTAAGCATACAGGAGAAGGAGAGGTACGCTCATTTTATTCGAACGGCACTGCTTACAGGAAAAGTCCCTGCACTACATATACAAGAATGGTCAGGAGCTAATGCAAAACTCATTGAATTTATTCATTCTGAGCTTAAGGAAGCATTTGATTATATTAAAAATTATCAACGGCCTGAGTCGATAAATACTTTTTTTGAGCAATCCTATGTGTTCTTTGAGTCTCAGGACATTGACCGTGTAAAAAGCCTTGAGTACACAAGCTACACCAATGAAGAGCTGTACCTACCTGTCATTCTCAAATCTTCCTCGTCCCGGCTCATTGTTCGTTCCGTCATCAGTGCTCCTGAGGATGAAGGATTTGATTATCGAACCTTTTACTATGGGATCTACAATCAGCTGGCGGATGATTTCGCGGATATGTTCGAAGACTTAGAGGATGGAGCGGTTACGCCATATACGTACTATCTAACACACCGGGATCATAGAACAGATTTGGTTAACCCTTTTGAGTTATACTGGGCGGTGATCTCGAACCTGATTCACAATGTATACAAGTCTGATCCGAAGACGAGAGAAGTGATATTAGATCGGGCCATTAATGGTTTGAAGCGCTGCAAGAAGCGTGTCGGTCAACAAAAATACAATGAAATCATGCAGATTTTTTCTTCCGGGCATCCGGAGTTTAACCAGCTCATTCAGTACATGGTGGACAAAGCAGAAGACGTTGACTTCTTCGACAAATTGCTGCGAGATGAGATGCTGAGCGTGATGAAGCATGATCAATCCGAGAAAGAAAAGTTTCTAGAGACGCTAAACTCAGCTCAGAACGAAATTAATCGTGTGCTTGAGATCACGAAGCCTGAACACATCTCTCCGATGAAGGAGCCGCTCATCGATGCTGCCAACTACAGTCTTGAAGGAGGAGGCAAGCGTCTGCGCCCGCTGCTAGCCTGGGTTATGGGTGTTAATGAATATGGTCTGGAGTATCCTTCCCTTGTCCCGCTCCTTCGATCGCTGGAGTATATGCATACGGCTTCCTTGATCTTCGACGATCTTCCATCACAGGATAATGCGGCTACCCGCAGAGGGCGGGCTACACTGCATGAGGTGCACAGCAGCGCTACAGCAGAGTTAACCGGTCTGTTCCTAATTCAAAAAGCCACAGAGGAGCAAACCTCCCTGCATCAATTCGATCCAGCTTCGGTGCTCTCCCTGATTCAGTACTCCTCCCAAAAGGCAGGGGAAATCTGTATGGGGCAAGCGATGGACTTGAATTCCAAGGGGAAGCCGCTGACACTTGCGGAGCTTGATATGATCTGTTTCTACAAAACAGGGATTGGATTTGAAGCCTCCTTGGTGATGCCGGCAATTCTTGCTAAGGCGAATGAAGCTGAAGTGAATCTGCTCAAAAAATACGCTTACCATGCAGGTATTGCCTTTCAGATTAAGGATGATCTGCTTGACGTCGAAGGGGATGTAGAGGCACTAGGAAAGCCGATCCAACAGGATGTTGAGAATAATAACTCCACCTTTGTCACTGTGCTAGGTAAGGAAGGTGCCAGCAAGATGATGTGGGACCATTATTGCAACGCTATTGAAGCTCTTAATGAGATGCCGAAGAAGACAGATTTTCTGAAGCATTTGCTCGACTACATTATTAATCGGAACAATTAA
- a CDS encoding DUF438 domain-containing protein, producing MSELINNREIKEAVGHSKRISMLREIILDLHHGKSAEEVKARFNSAVGEISVSEISELERVLMEEEGIPVSEVQRLCSVHAAVFKGSIQDIHRPSSPEEQPGHPVHTFKMENREIDQLVNFNIALHLDHFLKDQYESNRLKLLEDLSLLYDVDKHYSRKENLLFPFLEKYAIYGPTKVMWAVDDGIRIGIKELKAKLTDFDGNTEMFLGLAERVMKEVTEMIYKEEHILLPMALDKLTEDEWLQIAAQSDEIGYCLIVPDRKWIPERATEPGAASMEGEHETLQEGYVRMSTGVLSVKQMEALMNHLPVDLTFIDENDIVRYFSHGKERIFARTKAVIGRTVQNCHPPQSVHVVNQLLDDFKAGNKDVEDFWIPVKDKFVYIRYFAVRDEEGTYLGTLEFTQNIKPIQELTGSKRILS from the coding sequence ATGAGTGAATTGATTAACAATCGTGAGATCAAAGAAGCTGTCGGCCATTCTAAGCGGATAAGTATGCTGAGAGAAATCATTTTGGATCTGCATCATGGGAAGAGTGCCGAGGAGGTAAAGGCAAGATTTAATTCGGCTGTTGGAGAAATTTCAGTTAGTGAAATATCAGAGCTTGAGCGGGTGCTCATGGAGGAGGAAGGCATTCCGGTCAGCGAAGTACAACGTTTATGCAGTGTACATGCCGCCGTATTTAAAGGTTCAATCCAAGATATTCACAGACCTAGCTCTCCAGAGGAGCAGCCAGGGCATCCCGTGCATACCTTCAAAATGGAAAATCGAGAAATCGATCAGCTGGTTAATTTTAATATTGCGCTGCATCTGGATCATTTTCTCAAAGATCAGTATGAAAGCAATCGTCTCAAATTGCTAGAGGATCTTAGTCTCCTGTATGATGTCGACAAGCATTACAGCCGGAAAGAGAATTTGCTCTTTCCTTTTTTAGAGAAATATGCGATATACGGACCCACTAAGGTGATGTGGGCTGTTGATGATGGCATTCGAATTGGGATTAAAGAACTCAAAGCCAAATTAACAGATTTCGATGGCAATACGGAGATGTTCTTAGGTCTCGCCGAACGAGTCATGAAAGAAGTTACCGAGATGATCTATAAGGAAGAACATATATTACTGCCGATGGCCTTAGACAAATTAACAGAGGATGAATGGCTTCAGATCGCAGCACAAAGTGATGAAATCGGTTATTGCCTGATTGTACCAGATCGTAAGTGGATTCCTGAAAGGGCGACTGAACCCGGAGCAGCAAGCATGGAAGGCGAGCATGAGACGTTACAAGAAGGTTATGTTCGAATGAGTACAGGTGTGTTATCCGTAAAACAGATGGAAGCACTGATGAATCATCTGCCTGTGGATCTGACTTTTATTGATGAGAATGATATCGTCCGATATTTCTCACACGGTAAAGAACGGATTTTTGCGCGCACCAAAGCAGTGATCGGCCGAACGGTTCAAAATTGCCATCCCCCGCAAAGTGTGCATGTAGTGAACCAACTATTGGATGATTTCAAAGCAGGGAATAAGGATGTTGAAGATTTCTGGATACCGGTCAAAGACAAATTTGTATATATTCGATATTTCGCAGTAAGGGATGAAGAAGGTACCTATCTGGGAACGCTCGAATTCACGCAAAATATTAAACCAATTCAAGAGCTTACAGGATCAAAGCGGATCTTATCTTAA
- a CDS encoding cupin domain-containing protein, protein MAKLIRTNLKQYQEYQEHKFTKRIINKEKENVIFLLNFSPGAELPAHRHPNANVYILVLNGEGVITSDGADVLVKSGDVIHIDGEEMLSFQNGAESYSSLYVVLTKIPDEQYGFNI, encoded by the coding sequence GTGGCGAAGTTGATTAGAACAAACCTGAAGCAATATCAAGAATATCAGGAGCATAAATTTACAAAACGGATCATTAACAAGGAGAAAGAAAATGTTATCTTCTTACTGAACTTCAGTCCTGGTGCAGAGCTGCCAGCTCATCGGCATCCGAATGCGAACGTCTACATTTTGGTGCTGAATGGAGAAGGTGTCATCACAAGTGATGGAGCTGACGTGTTGGTAAAATCGGGTGATGTGATCCACATCGATGGAGAAGAGATGCTGTCATTTCAAAACGGTGCAGAGTCCTACTCTAGCTTGTATGTCGTCCTTACCAAAATCCCGGATGAACAATATGGTTTCAATATCTAA
- a CDS encoding protein adenylyltransferase SelO: MTNMNASKDAGWNFDQSYSRLPNLLYKPTEPSKVKAPSIVILNKPLAKSLGLNPDLLNSEEGAAILAGNILPEGALPIAQAYAGHQFGHFNMLGDGRAILLGEQLTPDGERLDIQLKGAGRTPFSRGGDGRAALGPMLREYIISEAMHGLGIATTRSLGVVATGEPVYRESVLPGAVLTRVADSHLRVGTFQFVRNWGSIEDLRALADYTLIRHYADVEQDEGRYLNLLKKVVEQQASLIAKWQLVGFIHGVMNTDNMALSGITIDYGPCAFMDTYDTATVFSSIDREGRYAYGNQPQIGAWNLARFAETLLPLLHEDEAAAVKMAEETLSEYFSLFHQNWLSGLRSKLGIFNEEPEDEALIAELLEMMQEHQADYTNTFRALTLNQLAGQVMFDTQEYKEWHSKWQKRLERQEESKNETQALMKRNNPAVIPRNHRVEEALEAAVEDEDLSVMEQLLEVLADPYAYSKEQEEYAILPPKDCAYQTFCGT, translated from the coding sequence ATGACAAATATGAATGCAAGCAAGGATGCAGGCTGGAACTTTGATCAGAGCTATTCCCGACTGCCGAATCTGCTATATAAACCTACAGAACCTTCTAAAGTTAAAGCTCCAAGCATTGTTATATTAAACAAACCGCTGGCGAAGTCACTGGGGTTAAATCCAGATTTGTTAAACAGTGAGGAAGGCGCAGCCATTCTCGCAGGCAATATCCTCCCCGAGGGAGCTTTACCCATCGCTCAGGCGTATGCTGGACATCAATTCGGGCACTTCAACATGCTTGGGGACGGCCGAGCCATTCTGTTAGGAGAACAATTGACACCAGACGGTGAGCGTTTAGACATTCAGCTAAAAGGAGCGGGAAGAACGCCCTTCTCCAGAGGCGGTGATGGCAGAGCGGCGCTCGGACCGATGCTGCGAGAATACATTATTAGTGAAGCTATGCACGGGCTTGGAATAGCCACAACACGCAGTCTTGGCGTTGTCGCAACCGGTGAACCTGTGTATCGTGAGAGCGTGCTGCCTGGCGCAGTACTCACCCGTGTTGCAGATAGTCATCTTCGTGTCGGAACCTTCCAATTTGTGAGAAATTGGGGGAGTATAGAGGATCTGCGAGCACTGGCTGATTATACTTTAATTAGGCATTATGCTGATGTAGAGCAGGATGAAGGACGATATTTGAATCTCCTGAAGAAAGTGGTGGAACAACAAGCATCACTCATCGCCAAATGGCAGTTGGTCGGCTTTATTCACGGGGTTATGAATACGGACAATATGGCCCTGAGCGGAATTACGATCGATTACGGTCCGTGTGCCTTTATGGATACATATGACACGGCAACCGTATTCAGCTCCATCGATCGAGAGGGCCGCTATGCATATGGCAATCAGCCTCAGATCGGAGCTTGGAACTTGGCACGTTTTGCTGAAACGCTGCTCCCCCTCCTGCACGAGGATGAAGCTGCAGCCGTGAAGATGGCCGAAGAGACATTATCGGAATATTTCAGCTTATTTCATCAGAACTGGTTGTCGGGTCTACGATCTAAGCTCGGTATATTTAATGAAGAACCAGAAGATGAGGCTTTAATAGCTGAACTGCTGGAAATGATGCAAGAGCATCAGGCGGATTATACGAATACCTTCCGTGCATTGACTTTGAATCAACTGGCTGGTCAAGTCATGTTTGATACGCAAGAGTATAAGGAATGGCATTCCAAATGGCAGAAGCGTCTAGAGCGGCAAGAAGAGAGCAAGAATGAGACTCAAGCATTAATGAAGAGAAATAATCCTGCCGTAATCCCTCGGAACCATAGAGTAGAGGAAGCGCTGGAAGCCGCCGTAGAGGATGAAGATCTGTCCGTGATGGAGCAGTTATTGGAGGTTCTAGCTGATCCGTATGCCTATTCCAAGGAACAAGAGGAATATGCCATACTGCCTCCGAAGGATTGTGCTTATCAAACCTTTTGCGGGACTTAA
- a CDS encoding sulfite exporter TauE/SafE family protein yields the protein MIEIVVLLLVGVLSSLCGAVVGLGGGFIIVPFLAFAYDMPVSEIVGTSLAVLVFGSLSSTIAYVKQRRIDMKSGTLFAVAMIPGSVLGAFTANIVSNRGFFVALGVFLLCMALFLLKKPQKSQNSLLKPTVTRAFSDASGTTHTYSFNLKAGVSIALVVGFISSFFGIGGGSVMVPTMVMLLSFPAHIAAATSSLSILISATSGSIAHLALGHIDFMKLLWLAAGSLIGSQLGARIASKLPGGVILRFLSIALIFVAIRLMFKS from the coding sequence ATGATTGAGATTGTCGTACTGCTCCTTGTCGGAGTATTGTCTTCATTATGCGGAGCGGTCGTTGGACTGGGCGGAGGGTTTATCATTGTTCCTTTTCTTGCCTTCGCTTATGATATGCCTGTCTCGGAGATTGTCGGTACATCGCTAGCTGTATTAGTGTTCGGATCACTATCCAGCACAATTGCTTATGTGAAGCAGAGAAGAATTGATATGAAGAGTGGCACATTATTCGCGGTCGCCATGATCCCTGGTTCTGTTCTCGGTGCCTTTACGGCCAATATTGTGAGTAATCGGGGATTTTTCGTGGCACTGGGTGTTTTTCTACTATGCATGGCGCTATTTCTACTGAAAAAGCCGCAAAAATCACAAAATTCATTACTGAAGCCTACGGTTACTCGAGCATTCAGTGATGCGAGTGGAACAACACATACCTATTCATTCAATCTAAAGGCAGGCGTCTCCATTGCACTGGTTGTCGGATTCATATCCAGCTTCTTCGGCATCGGGGGAGGCTCTGTCATGGTACCGACGATGGTCATGCTGCTCTCGTTCCCAGCACATATCGCTGCCGCCACTTCCAGCTTATCGATCCTGATCTCTGCAACGTCAGGAAGTATTGCGCACCTAGCCTTAGGACATATCGATTTCATGAAACTATTGTGGCTGGCCGCAGGTTCTCTCATCGGCAGTCAGCTTGGAGCAAGAATTGCATCGAAGCTGCCAGGAGGAGTCATTCTGCGCTTCCTGTCCATTGCACTGATCTTCGTAGCGATACGGTTAATGTTCAAGAGCTAA
- a CDS encoding extracellular solute-binding protein: MKKWSIVLSLCLLISVIAAGCGGGSGTSGNNEDSEKVSITIWHNWTGQDAKAVAMRGIIEQFRSDHPNIEVIDEGLPSDGLRTRLRTVAAADEMPDLFVMWPDAMTKEFVKGDLLQPINEELDQNPEWKDKFIPNALEGYTVDGNIYSVPMNLAPSSFIYYNEALFKEHGVKVPTTWAELESAIQTFNEKDVIPIALGNKANWVVQSTLFSTLADRITGTEWFLSAIEQSGAKFTDPEFVEALNVLKKLGDSGAFQDGFNSIDETQMMQLYFQGKAAMVINGGWALANLVNNAPEEVLNHTHITILPPIEGGKGQEQVTAGVVGTGLGVSKKLTGERKEAAMELFYELAGPDGQKATLESSTLVSYDVELDRSKAHPLFVELYELMQDVKITPVYDSKFGSAATEVVDNSLQELLMNGNPEEVARKIQDAQAAAVGK, translated from the coding sequence ATGAAGAAATGGAGTATTGTCCTTAGCTTGTGCTTGCTTATCTCGGTCATTGCTGCAGGATGCGGCGGAGGAAGTGGCACGAGTGGCAATAACGAAGATTCAGAGAAGGTGTCCATCACCATATGGCACAACTGGACAGGTCAGGATGCCAAAGCTGTAGCGATGCGAGGTATTATTGAGCAATTTAGATCTGATCATCCCAACATTGAAGTGATTGATGAAGGACTGCCATCCGATGGGCTGCGTACAAGACTCCGTACGGTAGCTGCCGCTGATGAAATGCCTGATCTTTTCGTCATGTGGCCGGATGCCATGACCAAGGAATTTGTTAAAGGGGATCTGCTTCAACCTATTAACGAAGAACTTGACCAAAATCCGGAGTGGAAGGATAAGTTCATTCCCAATGCACTTGAAGGCTATACCGTGGATGGGAATATCTACTCTGTACCGATGAACCTTGCGCCAAGCTCTTTTATCTATTACAACGAAGCCTTGTTCAAAGAGCACGGGGTTAAGGTCCCCACCACTTGGGCGGAACTGGAGTCCGCGATTCAGACATTTAATGAAAAGGATGTCATTCCAATTGCACTTGGAAACAAAGCTAACTGGGTTGTTCAATCTACACTATTCAGCACACTTGCCGACCGGATTACAGGAACAGAATGGTTCTTATCGGCGATCGAGCAGAGCGGTGCAAAATTTACAGATCCAGAGTTTGTAGAAGCATTGAATGTGCTCAAGAAGCTTGGAGACTCAGGTGCTTTTCAAGACGGCTTTAACAGCATCGATGAAACGCAAATGATGCAGCTCTATTTTCAAGGAAAAGCAGCGATGGTCATTAATGGCGGATGGGCCCTGGCTAATCTGGTGAATAATGCACCGGAAGAAGTGCTGAACCATACGCATATCACGATACTGCCCCCAATCGAAGGAGGGAAGGGCCAGGAGCAGGTAACCGCTGGAGTCGTCGGCACGGGCCTTGGTGTTAGCAAAAAGCTGACAGGCGAACGCAAAGAAGCAGCTATGGAGCTATTTTATGAATTAGCCGGTCCAGACGGTCAAAAAGCAACGCTTGAGAGCAGCACGCTCGTCAGCTATGACGTTGAACTGGATCGAAGCAAGGCTCATCCACTCTTTGTAGAACTGTATGAACTGATGCAGGATGTCAAGATTACGCCTGTATATGATTCCAAGTTTGGCTCAGCCGCAACCGAAGTGGTCGACAATAGCCTGCAGGAGCTGTTGATGAACGGCAATCCGGAAGAGGTTGCCCGTAAGATTCAGGATGCCCAGGCTGCAGCCGTTGGAAAATAG
- a CDS encoding carbohydrate ABC transporter permease: protein MNALRNRRFIVIGLAPAVILYALFVFVPVIWSAYYGFFDWSGIGDAVYIGVQNYAEIFKDPIFWRALKNNIIFVLASVFGQIPLALALAVLLHKSSFLQKFLRSAVFLPMVLSTVVIGMIWQYIYHPQIGILNFLLDALKLEDWKMEWLSDPAIAIYSLVPPLLWSFVGLYLIIFVSALQNIPGEIHDAAKIDGVTGIRKIWSITLPMIKNTVQVAVILCISGSLKSFDLVYIMTKGGPAHTTELLATYMYNSTFTTYRYGFGSAISTTIVLISLLLIGTSQWIASRKKESSV from the coding sequence ATGAATGCATTGCGAAATCGCCGCTTTATTGTTATAGGACTCGCTCCTGCTGTAATTCTTTATGCTCTGTTTGTGTTCGTACCGGTCATTTGGTCAGCGTACTATGGTTTTTTTGACTGGTCAGGAATTGGGGACGCGGTCTATATCGGAGTTCAGAATTACGCAGAGATTTTTAAAGACCCCATTTTTTGGCGGGCACTGAAAAATAACATTATCTTTGTCCTTGCCTCTGTTTTTGGACAGATTCCACTGGCGCTGGCCTTGGCCGTTCTCCTGCATAAGAGCAGCTTTCTGCAAAAGTTTCTACGTTCAGCTGTATTCTTACCTATGGTCTTGTCTACAGTTGTTATTGGTATGATCTGGCAGTATATCTATCACCCACAGATCGGTATCTTGAACTTTCTGCTGGATGCGTTAAAGCTGGAGGATTGGAAGATGGAGTGGCTGTCAGATCCGGCCATTGCGATCTATTCGCTCGTTCCGCCATTACTCTGGAGTTTTGTCGGATTGTATTTAATCATCTTCGTCTCGGCGCTTCAGAACATTCCAGGTGAAATTCATGATGCGGCTAAGATTGACGGAGTAACAGGGATTCGAAAAATATGGAGTATTACCCTGCCCATGATTAAAAACACCGTGCAGGTGGCTGTCATCTTGTGTATATCCGGCAGCTTGAAGTCATTTGATCTTGTCTACATCATGACAAAAGGCGGACCTGCACATACCACAGAATTACTGGCAACCTATATGTATAACTCCACTTTTACGACCTATCGATACGGGTTCGGAAGTGCCATTTCGACTACGATCGTACTGATCAGTCTCTTATTGATTGGAACAAGTCAGTGGATCGCTTCGAGAAAAAAAGAGTCATCGGTGTAA